From Kogia breviceps isolate mKogBre1 chromosome 2, mKogBre1 haplotype 1, whole genome shotgun sequence, one genomic window encodes:
- the LOC131750561 gene encoding TNFAIP3-interacting protein 2-like: MSSGSAGSGEREGAPRAAAALCGLYHEAGQRLRRLQDQLAARDVLIARLRARLAALEGDTAPSLVDALLEQVARFREQLRQRDGGAAEAALRQEIERLSRQLEEKERETQKLMSRPEREQEKEVALLRRSAPQKGRARAASDVLCRSLADETHQLRRTLAATAHMCQHLAKCLDERQRAQGDAGERSPEPACADGDGSVHAVVEKLREENRLLKQKVTHVEDLNAKWQRYDASRDEYVRGLHAQLRELQAPLEPERPSPPELMRKEISRLNAQLEEKINDCAEVRRELAAARRARDAALERVQMLEQQILVYKDDFTSERVNRERAQSRIQELEERVALLQHQDPREPGSCRIHTGDKAAGYSETDASELVAPGGWRPGRGSQRPELPAEGGSPGATQRGQGDLQCPHCLQCFSDEQGEELFRHVAECCQ; the protein is encoded by the coding sequence ATGTCTTCTGGGAGCGCGGGGTCCGGCGAGCGGGAGGGCGCCCCGCGCGCTGCTGCCGCGCTCTGCGGCCTGTACCACGAGGCGGGACAGCGGCTGAGGCGCCTGCAGGACCAGCTGGCCGCCCGGGACGTCCTCATAGCGCGCCTCCGCGCCCGTCTGGCCGCGCTCGAGGGGGACACAGCGCCGTCGCTCGTGGACGCGCTGCTGGAGCAGGTGGCGCGCTTCCGGGAGCAGCTGCGGCAGCGGGACGGCGGCGCCGCGGAGGCCGCGCTGCGCCAGGAAATCGAGAGACTTTCCAGGCAgctagaagaaaaagagagggagacgCAGAAGCTGATGAGCCGGCCGGAGCGGGAACAGGAGAAGGAAGTGGCCCTGCTGAGGAGAAGCGCGCCACAGAAGGGGCGGGCCCGGGCCGCCAGCGACGTTCTGTGCCGCTCCTTGGCCGACGAGACCCATCAGCTGCGGAGGACTCTGGCCGCCACCGCCCACATGTGCCAGCATCTGGCCAAGTGTCTGGATGAACGCCAGCGCGCACAGGGCGACGCGGGGGAGAGGAGCCCTGAGCCAGCGTGTGCAGATGGGGACGGCTCTGTCCACGCGGTTGTTGAGAAGTTACGGGAGGAGAATCGACTGTTGAAGCAGAAGGTGACTCACGTGGAAGACCTCAATGCCAAGTGGCAGCGCTACGACGCCAGCAGGGACGAGTACGTGAGGGGGCTCCACGCACAGCTGAGGGAGCTGCAGGCCCCCCTCGAGCCTGAGAGGCCCTCCCCGCCCGAGCTGATGAGGAAGGAGATCTCCCGGCTCAATGCACAGTTGGAGGAGAAAATCAACGACTGTGCAGAAGTGAGGCGGGAGCTGGCGGCCGCGAGGAGGGCCCGGGACGCTGCGCTGGAGCGGGTGCAGATGCTGGAGCAGCAGATCCTCGTGTACAAGGACGACTTCACGTCGGAGAGGGTCAACCGGGAGCGGGCTCAGAGTCGGATCCAGGAGTTGGAGGAACGGGTGGCCTTGCTGCAGCACCAGGATCCTCGAGAGCCAGGCTCTTGCCGGATTCACACTGGGGACAAAGCTGCCGGGTACTCAGAGACTGACGCTTCGGAGCTTGTGGCACCCGGTGGCTGGAGGCCTGGGAGGGGATCCCAGCGGCCAGAACTCCCCGCGGAGGGCGGGAGCCCCGGAGCAACCCAGAGAGGCCAGGGGGACCTTCAGTGCCCTCACTGCCTGCAGTGCTTCAGCGACGAACAGGGGGAGGAGCTCTTCCGGCACGTGGCCGAGTGCTGCCAGTGA